One genomic window of bacterium includes the following:
- a CDS encoding deoxyhypusine synthase family protein: MTVKEFIKKNFKHFNAAALVDAAEAWVAYLKNGNKMFLSMAGAMSTAEIGISLSEMIRQDKIHAICTTGANLEEDIFNLIAHKHYKRIPHYRSLTPQEELDLRKQRLNRVTDTCIPEAEAIRRIESILYKYWEKADAEKCSYFNYEFIYQCIRNNEFDKYFEMDPRNSWIIAACEKNIPIWTPGWEDSSIGNIFTSAVRNKVIKNVNLVKSGIEQMNFLIDWYLENSQSHSVGFFQIGGGIAGDFPICVVPLLRQELQVNIKLWGYFCQISDSTTSYGSYSGAVPNEKITWEKLGIDTPKFIIESDATIVAPLIFQYVLES; encoded by the coding sequence ATGACTGTAAAAGAATTTATAAAGAAAAATTTCAAACACTTTAATGCCGCTGCTTTAGTAGATGCTGCTGAAGCATGGGTGGCATATTTGAAAAACGGGAATAAAATGTTTTTGTCAATGGCTGGCGCGATGTCTACGGCAGAGATAGGCATTAGCTTAAGCGAAATGATACGGCAGGATAAAATCCATGCTATTTGCACAACAGGAGCCAATCTTGAAGAGGATATTTTTAATCTTATCGCGCATAAACATTATAAGCGCATTCCACATTATCGTTCTTTAACTCCCCAGGAAGAATTGGATTTAAGGAAACAACGGCTCAATCGTGTTACGGATACATGTATACCAGAAGCAGAAGCAATCAGAAGAATTGAAAGCATTCTCTATAAATACTGGGAAAAGGCGGATGCGGAAAAATGCAGCTATTTTAATTATGAATTCATATATCAATGTATACGCAACAACGAATTTGACAAATATTTTGAAATGGATCCCAGAAATAGCTGGATAATTGCCGCGTGTGAAAAAAACATACCAATATGGACACCCGGATGGGAAGATTCTTCTATCGGAAATATTTTTACATCAGCTGTCAGGAATAAAGTTATTAAAAACGTTAATCTTGTCAAAAGCGGTATAGAGCAAATGAATTTTCTCATTGATTGGTACCTTGAAAACTCTCAAAGTCATTCGGTGGGTTTCTTTCAGATTGGCGGAGGAATTGCAGGCGATTTCCCGATTTGTGTAGTGCCTCTTTTGCGACAGGAATTGCAGGTAAATATTAAACTATGGGGATATTTTTGTCAGATATCAGATAGCACTACATCTTATGGGTCATACAGCGGCGCAGTGCCTAACGAAAAAATAACATGGGAAAAACTCGGCATAGATACACCCAAATTTATTATTGAGTCAGATGCAACAATAGTAGCGCCTCTCATTTTTCAATACGTTTTGGAATCATGA